One segment of Streptomyces sp. TG1A-8 DNA contains the following:
- a CDS encoding ABC transporter ATP-binding protein, translating to MADRVDIVYRVNGTGAGRGTATAALNRILRRRQTEKAAGVRRVHAVKKVSFVAYKGEAIGLIGTNGSGKSTLLKAVAGLLPVEDGHIYTDGQPSLLGVNAALMNDLTGERNVHLGGLAMGMSREQIKERYQDIVDFSGVNDKGDFITLPMRTYSSGMAARLRFSIAAAKDHDVLLIDEALATGDRSFQQRSEQRIRELRRHAGTVFLVSHNNKSIRDTCERVLWLERGELRMDGPTEDVLKEYEAFTGDKGDKAKKPAAGKPGPKPGTPGVAPPS from the coding sequence ATCGCCGACCGCGTCGACATCGTCTACCGGGTCAACGGCACCGGCGCGGGCCGCGGCACCGCCACCGCCGCCCTCAACCGCATCCTGCGCCGCAGGCAGACCGAGAAGGCGGCCGGCGTGCGCAGGGTGCACGCGGTGAAGAAGGTGTCCTTCGTCGCCTACAAGGGCGAGGCCATCGGGCTGATCGGCACCAACGGCTCCGGCAAGTCCACCCTGCTGAAGGCGGTCGCGGGCCTGCTGCCGGTGGAGGACGGGCACATCTACACCGACGGCCAGCCCTCCCTGCTCGGCGTCAACGCGGCCCTGATGAACGACCTCACCGGCGAGCGCAACGTCCACCTCGGCGGTCTCGCCATGGGCATGTCCCGGGAGCAGATCAAGGAGCGCTACCAGGACATCGTCGACTTCTCCGGGGTCAACGATAAGGGCGACTTCATCACCCTGCCCATGCGGACGTACTCCTCCGGCATGGCCGCCCGCCTGCGCTTCTCCATCGCCGCCGCCAAGGACCACGACGTCCTGCTGATCGACGAGGCCCTGGCGACCGGCGACCGCTCCTTCCAGCAGCGCTCCGAGCAGCGGATCCGCGAGCTGCGCCGCCACGCGGGCACGGTGTTCCTGGTCAGCCACAACAACAAGTCGATCCGCGACACCTGCGAGCGGGTGCTGTGGCTGGAGCGCGGCGAACTGCGCATGGACGGACCCACGGAGGACGTCCTGAAGGAGTACGAGGCCTTCACCGGCGACAAGGGCGACAAGGCGAAGAAGCCCGCGGCCGGGAAACCGGGGCCGAAGCCCGGGACCCCGGGGGTCGCCCCTCCTTCGTGA
- a CDS encoding HAD family hydrolase: MGKHASAHIVWDWNGTLFHDNDAIIGATNAAFAELGLAPITLEEYRALYCVPVPKFYERLLGRLPTDAEWELMDGVFHRYYTRQRARCGLTEGAADLLAGWRSAGHSQSLLSMYGHEDLVPLVRRFGIEAHFTRVDGRTGPSGGSKAEHMVRHLEALAGAAEPARTVVIGDAADDAVAAEHVGARAVLYTGGSHSRASLEEAGVPVVDTLAEAVAEAQRLAA, encoded by the coding sequence ATGGGGAAGCACGCAAGCGCGCACATCGTCTGGGACTGGAACGGGACGTTGTTCCACGACAATGACGCGATCATCGGGGCGACGAACGCGGCCTTCGCCGAGCTGGGGCTGGCCCCGATCACGCTGGAGGAGTACCGGGCGCTGTACTGCGTGCCGGTGCCGAAGTTCTACGAGCGGCTGCTCGGCCGGCTGCCCACGGACGCCGAGTGGGAGCTGATGGACGGGGTCTTCCACCGGTACTACACCCGGCAGCGGGCGCGCTGCGGGCTGACCGAGGGAGCGGCCGACCTGCTCGCCGGCTGGCGGTCGGCGGGACACAGCCAGTCGCTGCTGAGCATGTACGGGCACGAGGACCTGGTGCCGCTGGTGCGCCGGTTCGGGATCGAGGCGCACTTCACACGCGTCGACGGGCGTACGGGGCCGTCCGGCGGCAGCAAGGCGGAGCACATGGTGCGGCACCTGGAGGCGCTCGCCGGGGCGGCGGAGCCCGCGCGCACCGTGGTGATCGGGGACGCCGCGGACGACGCGGTCGCCGCGGAGCACGTCGGGGCGAGGGCCGTGCTGTACACCGGGGGGTCGCACAGCCGGGCCAGCCTCGAGGAGGCCGGGGTGCCGGTGGTGGACACGCTGGCCGAGGCCGTGGCCGAGGCGCAGCGGCTGGCGGCGTAG
- a CDS encoding Rv3235 family protein — protein MNKVMSRTPQPRPRHRPPTRRDPRRPGGAPPRTPIGDRAAPTASPATGRGPGASSPATPEGAGRLPAAPPPAAPRPRPTDLFADRLVAVLSGQRPVHWMLRHTAGRAYDDLARLAEHGPLRAPGTRPLVRDIGYYVPRTGALEVFARVAVGDRLRALAFRLEQGHDLRWRCVAVETDAPGPPGGPA, from the coding sequence GTGAACAAGGTCATGAGCCGCACCCCCCAGCCCCGCCCGCGCCACCGTCCCCCGACCCGCCGCGACCCCCGCCGCCCCGGCGGCGCCCCGCCCCGCACGCCGATCGGGGACAGGGCGGCCCCCACCGCCTCCCCGGCCACCGGCCGCGGCCCGGGGGCCTCTTCGCCCGCGACGCCCGAAGGCGCGGGAAGGCTCCCCGCGGCGCCGCCCCCGGCCGCTCCCCGCCCTCGCCCCACCGACCTCTTCGCCGACCGCCTCGTGGCCGTCCTGAGCGGTCAGCGCCCCGTCCACTGGATGCTCCGGCACACCGCCGGCCGCGCCTACGACGACCTCGCCCGCCTCGCCGAGCACGGCCCCCTGCGCGCCCCCGGCACCCGCCCCCTGGTCCGCGACATCGGTTACTACGTCCCCCGCACCGGGGCGCTGGAGGTCTTCGCCCGCGTCGCCGTGGGCGATCGGCTGCGCGCCCTCGCCTTCCGCCTGGAACAGGGCCACGACCTGCGCTGGCGCTGCGTGGCGGTGGAAACGGACGCCCCGGGCCCGCCCGGCGGACCGGCGTAG
- a CDS encoding CDP-glycerol glycerophosphotransferase family protein — protein sequence MPHLSVVVYGPNTQGHLTGLLDSLAAHPLPDAEVIVAAVGDWAVETAGGHAPETVVLPLPDGTGDAAARAAGAARASGRWLHFVHAKDGLPAGAPRLIAERTAELDAAADAACKAGADTSAGAARDAAVDVLLVDHVTTTWRTAGTPSRDGRLLAGAGRAALALDDAAHLLRLAPLLGTRVLRAAFWRAHRELLATDDEAYAAHAVLLHARRVACLNQVAYEDRRLRPESLPPPTAEDRFALVGRYESLLALARDRRAARTVLYGLMVRDLLRTFAREDLPDPVAREFFRRASLAAVRWRPEDHRRPAGLEGVRHALLEEGAYTRYRALQAANRTRRAARKAVRARRRRLSAKVRGHRYRRALERPLDPHLAVFTSYWDRGVSCNPAAIAAKLAELAPHIRRVWVVSKENAALLPPGTDHVVPGTRRYWETLATATYLTNNVNFPNAVVKRPGAIHLQTHHGTPLKRMGLDQMDHPAAAKGLDFAALLARVDKWDYSVSANSHSTRMWERAYPARYTSLDHGYPRNDVFHTATAADVRAARARLGIAPGATAVLYAPTHRDYEAGFTPRLDLAALVDRLGEGTVLLVRAHYFHGAASPPAGLRRTGRIVDVSSYDPVEELCLAADALVTDYSSIMFDYANLDRPVVVYADDWETYRTTRGVYFDLMAEAPGRIARTQEELTEILTSGAWRDDTAAKARAAFRRRFCEYDDGRAAERVVRRVFLGEPEEALPPVLPLEERTPAPTPQEATA from the coding sequence ATGCCCCACCTCAGCGTCGTCGTGTACGGGCCGAACACCCAGGGGCACCTGACGGGACTCCTCGACTCACTGGCGGCCCACCCGCTGCCGGACGCCGAGGTGATCGTCGCCGCGGTCGGCGACTGGGCCGTGGAGACGGCCGGGGGCCACGCCCCGGAGACGGTCGTGCTGCCCCTGCCGGACGGCACCGGTGACGCGGCGGCCCGCGCGGCGGGTGCCGCCCGGGCGTCCGGCCGCTGGCTGCACTTCGTGCACGCCAAGGACGGCCTGCCCGCCGGCGCCCCCCGGCTGATCGCCGAGCGGACCGCGGAACTGGACGCCGCGGCGGACGCCGCGTGCAAGGCCGGGGCGGACACCTCGGCCGGAGCCGCCCGGGACGCCGCGGTCGACGTCCTGCTCGTGGACCACGTCACCACCACCTGGCGGACCGCCGGCACCCCGTCCCGCGACGGCCGTCTCCTCGCCGGGGCCGGCCGCGCCGCCCTGGCCCTGGACGACGCGGCCCACCTGCTGCGCCTCGCCCCGCTGCTCGGCACCCGCGTGCTGCGCGCCGCGTTCTGGCGGGCGCACCGGGAGCTGCTCGCCACCGACGACGAGGCGTACGCCGCCCACGCCGTCCTGCTGCACGCCCGCCGGGTGGCCTGCCTGAACCAGGTCGCCTACGAGGACCGCAGGCTGCGCCCCGAGAGCCTGCCGCCCCCGACCGCCGAGGACCGGTTCGCGCTCGTCGGCCGCTACGAGTCCCTGCTCGCCCTCGCCCGGGACCGCCGGGCCGCCCGCACGGTCCTGTACGGCCTGATGGTCCGCGACCTGCTGCGCACCTTCGCCCGCGAGGACCTGCCCGACCCGGTGGCCCGGGAGTTCTTCCGCCGGGCCTCCCTCGCGGCGGTCCGCTGGCGCCCCGAGGACCACCGGCGACCGGCCGGCCTCGAAGGCGTCCGCCACGCCCTGCTCGAAGAGGGCGCCTACACCAGGTACCGCGCCCTCCAGGCCGCCAACCGCACCCGCCGCGCGGCCAGGAAGGCCGTACGGGCCCGCAGGCGCCGGCTGAGCGCGAAGGTCCGCGGCCACCGGTACCGCAGGGCGCTGGAGCGTCCCCTCGACCCCCACCTGGCGGTGTTCACCTCCTACTGGGACCGCGGGGTGTCCTGCAACCCGGCCGCGATCGCGGCGAAGCTCGCCGAACTCGCCCCGCACATCCGCCGGGTGTGGGTGGTGAGCAAGGAGAACGCCGCCCTGCTGCCGCCCGGCACGGACCACGTGGTCCCCGGCACCCGCCGCTACTGGGAGACGCTGGCCACCGCCACGTACCTCACCAACAACGTCAACTTCCCCAACGCGGTGGTCAAGCGCCCCGGCGCGATCCACCTGCAGACCCACCACGGCACCCCGCTCAAGCGCATGGGCCTGGACCAGATGGACCACCCGGCCGCCGCCAAGGGCCTCGACTTCGCCGCGCTGCTCGCCCGCGTCGACAAGTGGGACTACAGCGTCAGCGCCAACAGCCACTCCACCCGGATGTGGGAGCGCGCCTACCCGGCCCGCTACACCTCCCTGGACCACGGCTACCCGCGCAACGACGTCTTCCACACCGCCACCGCGGCCGACGTCCGCGCGGCCCGTGCGCGCCTCGGCATCGCCCCCGGCGCCACCGCCGTCCTGTACGCCCCCACCCACCGCGACTACGAGGCCGGCTTCACCCCCCGCCTCGACCTCGCCGCCCTCGTCGACCGCCTCGGCGAGGGCACCGTGCTGCTGGTGCGCGCCCACTACTTCCACGGCGCCGCCTCCCCGCCGGCCGGCCTGCGCCGCACCGGCCGGATCGTCGACGTCTCCTCCTACGACCCCGTCGAGGAGCTGTGCCTGGCCGCCGACGCGCTGGTCACGGACTACTCGTCCATCATGTTCGACTACGCCAACCTCGACCGGCCGGTCGTGGTGTACGCCGACGACTGGGAGACCTACCGCACCACCCGCGGCGTCTACTTCGACCTGATGGCCGAGGCGCCGGGCCGGATCGCCCGCACCCAGGAGGAACTGACCGAGATCCTCACCTCGGGCGCCTGGCGCGACGACACCGCGGCGAAGGCACGGGCCGCCTTCCGGCGCCGGTTCTGCGAGTACGACGACGGCCGCGCCGCCGAACGGGTCGTCCGCCGGGTGTTCCTCGGCGAACCCGAGGAGGCCCTGCCCCCGGTGCTCCCGCTGGAGGAGCGCACGCCCGCCCCGACCCCGCAGGAGGCCACGGCATGA
- a CDS encoding NAD-glutamate dehydrogenase encodes MQTKLDEAKAELLERAARVAENSPVGGHLPTGKTGEGTAGTPGGESVRTFLQRYYLHTAPEDLADRDPVDVFGAAVSHHRLAESRPQGTASVRVHTPTVEENGWTCSHSVVEVVTDDMPFLVDSVTNELTRQGRGIHVVIHPQFVVRRDLTGKLIEVLPTPVTDDLPHDAHVESWIHVEIDRETDRADLKQISADLLRVLSDVREAVEDWEKMRDTAIRMADGLKDEPAPGDLAGPEAEEARELLRWLADDHFTFLGYREYQLRGDDCLAAVPGTGLGILRSDPHHTEDEQHPVSPSFGRLPADARAKAREHKLLVLTKANSRATVHRPSYLDYIGVKKFDADGNVVGERRFLGLFSSAAYTESVRRVPVIRRKVEEVLDLAGFSPNSHDGRDLLQILETYPRDELFQTPVAELQAIATSVLYLQERRRLRLYLRQDEYGRYYSALVYLPRDRYTTGVRLRIIDILKEELGGTSVDFTAWNTESILSRLHFVVRVPQGTELPQLSDADKERIEARLVEAARSWADAFAEALTAECGEERAAEVLRHYHNAFPEGYKADHTPRAAVADLVHLEQLGEDKTFSLSLYEPVGAAPGERRFKIYQKGGSVSLSQVLPVLSRLGVEVTDERPYELRCADRTTAWIYDFGLHMPKAVGGSGDYLGDDARERFQEAFAATWTGRAENDGFNALVLSAGLTWRQAMVLRAYAKYLRQAGSTFSQDYMEDTLRNNVHTTRLLVSLFEARMSPDRQKAGLEIVDALLEEVDAALEQVASLDEDRILRSFLTVIKATLRTNFFQKSPGGPPHDYVSMKFDPRAIPDLPAPRPAYEIWVYSPRVEGVHLRFGKVARGGLRWSDRREDFRTEILGLVKAQMVKNTVIVPVGAKGGFVAKQLPDPAADRDAWLAEGIASYRTFISALLDITDNMVAGEVVPPRDVVRHDGDDTYLVVAADKGTATFSDIANEVARSYDFWLGDAFASGGSAGYDHKGMGITARGAWESVKRHFRELGVDTQSEDFTVVGIGDMSGDVFGNGMLLSEHIRLVAAFDHRHIFIDPNPDAAASYAERRRLFELPRSSWADYDTGLLSAGGGVFPRTAKAIQLNAHIREALGIEEKISKMTPADLMKAILHAPVDLLWNGGIGTYVKSSAESNADVGDKANDAIRVDGQDLRVKVVGEGGNLGLTQLGRIEFARQGGRINTDAIDNSAGVDTSDHEVNIKILLNGLVADGDMTVKQRNKLLAEMTDEVGHLVLRNNYAQNTALANALAQSKDMLHAQQRFIRHMVREGHLDRTLEFLPTDRQIRERLSQGQGLTGPETAVLLAYTKITVAEELLHTSLPDDPYLRTLLHAYFPTALRERFADAIGGHPLRREITTTVLVNDTVNTGGTTYLHRLREETGASLEEIVRAQTAARAIFCSAPLWDAVEALDNKVEAAVQTRIRLHSRRLVERGTRWLLNNRPQPLQLAETVDFFAERVEQVWQQLPKLLRGADLDWYQHVYDELSAAGVPDELATRVAGFSSAFPALDIVSVADRTGKEPLDVAEVYYDLADRLGISQLMDRIIELPRADRWQSMARASIREDLYAAHAALTADVLAAGDGTSTPGQRFEAWERKNAAILGRARATLEEIRSSDSFDLANLSVAMRTMRTLLRSHS; translated from the coding sequence ATGCAGACCAAGCTGGACGAAGCCAAGGCCGAGCTGCTCGAGCGGGCCGCCCGGGTTGCTGAGAACAGCCCGGTCGGGGGGCACCTACCGACCGGGAAGACCGGCGAGGGCACGGCCGGCACCCCCGGCGGCGAATCCGTGCGCACGTTCCTCCAGCGCTACTACCTGCACACCGCACCGGAGGACCTCGCCGACCGCGATCCGGTCGACGTCTTCGGCGCCGCGGTCTCGCACCACCGGCTGGCCGAGAGCCGCCCGCAGGGCACGGCCAGCGTGCGGGTCCACACCCCGACCGTGGAGGAGAACGGGTGGACGTGCAGCCACAGCGTCGTGGAGGTCGTCACCGACGACATGCCCTTCCTCGTCGACTCGGTCACCAATGAGCTGACCCGGCAGGGGCGCGGGATCCACGTCGTCATCCACCCGCAGTTCGTCGTCCGGCGCGACCTCACCGGCAAGCTGATCGAGGTGCTGCCCACCCCGGTCACCGACGACCTCCCGCACGACGCGCACGTCGAGTCCTGGATCCACGTCGAGATCGACCGGGAGACGGACCGCGCCGACCTCAAGCAGATCTCCGCCGACCTGCTGCGCGTGCTCTCCGACGTCCGTGAGGCCGTCGAGGACTGGGAGAAGATGCGGGACACGGCGATCCGGATGGCCGACGGCCTGAAGGACGAGCCCGCCCCCGGCGACCTGGCAGGGCCCGAGGCCGAGGAGGCCCGCGAGCTGCTGCGCTGGCTGGCCGACGACCACTTCACCTTCCTCGGCTACCGCGAGTACCAGCTGCGCGGCGACGACTGCCTGGCCGCCGTGCCCGGCACCGGACTGGGCATACTGCGCTCCGACCCGCACCACACCGAGGACGAGCAGCACCCGGTCAGCCCGTCCTTCGGGCGGCTGCCCGCCGACGCCCGCGCCAAGGCCCGCGAGCACAAGCTGCTCGTGCTGACCAAGGCCAACAGCCGGGCCACCGTGCACCGGCCGTCGTACCTGGACTACATCGGCGTCAAGAAATTCGACGCGGACGGCAACGTCGTCGGCGAGCGCCGCTTCCTCGGCCTGTTCTCCTCGGCTGCCTACACCGAGTCCGTGCGGCGTGTACCGGTCATCCGCCGCAAGGTCGAGGAGGTCCTGGACCTCGCCGGGTTCTCGCCCAACAGCCACGACGGCCGCGACCTGCTCCAGATCCTGGAGACCTACCCCCGCGACGAGCTGTTCCAGACCCCGGTTGCCGAGCTGCAGGCCATCGCCACGTCCGTGCTGTACCTCCAGGAGCGGCGCCGGCTGCGCCTCTACCTGCGCCAGGACGAGTACGGCCGCTACTACTCGGCCCTCGTCTACCTCCCGCGCGACCGCTACACCACCGGCGTCCGGCTGCGGATCATCGACATCCTCAAGGAGGAACTGGGCGGCACCAGCGTCGACTTCACCGCCTGGAACACCGAGTCGATCCTGTCCCGGCTGCACTTCGTCGTCCGCGTCCCGCAGGGCACCGAGCTGCCCCAGCTGTCCGACGCCGACAAGGAGCGCATCGAGGCCCGCCTGGTCGAGGCCGCCCGTTCCTGGGCCGACGCGTTCGCCGAGGCGCTGACCGCCGAGTGCGGCGAGGAGCGCGCGGCGGAGGTCCTGCGCCACTACCACAACGCCTTCCCCGAGGGCTACAAGGCCGACCACACCCCGCGCGCCGCCGTGGCGGACCTGGTCCACCTGGAGCAGCTCGGCGAGGACAAGACCTTCTCGCTGAGCCTGTACGAGCCGGTGGGCGCCGCGCCCGGGGAGCGCCGGTTCAAGATCTACCAGAAGGGCGGCTCGGTCTCCCTGTCCCAGGTGCTGCCGGTGCTCAGCCGCCTCGGCGTCGAGGTCACCGACGAGCGGCCGTACGAGCTGCGCTGCGCGGACCGCACGACGGCGTGGATCTACGACTTCGGGCTGCACATGCCCAAGGCGGTCGGCGGCAGCGGCGACTACCTCGGCGACGACGCCCGCGAGCGGTTCCAGGAGGCGTTCGCGGCGACCTGGACCGGCAGGGCGGAGAACGACGGCTTCAACGCCCTCGTGCTGAGCGCCGGGCTGACCTGGCGCCAGGCGATGGTGCTGCGCGCGTACGCCAAGTACCTGCGGCAGGCCGGCTCCACCTTCAGCCAGGACTACATGGAGGACACCCTCCGCAACAACGTCCACACCACCCGGCTGCTGGTCTCGCTGTTCGAGGCGCGGATGTCGCCGGACCGGCAGAAGGCCGGGCTGGAGATCGTGGACGCCCTGCTCGAAGAGGTCGACGCGGCCCTGGAGCAGGTGGCGAGCCTCGACGAGGACCGCATCCTGCGCTCCTTCCTGACCGTCATCAAGGCGACCCTGCGCACGAACTTCTTCCAGAAGTCGCCGGGCGGCCCGCCGCACGACTACGTGTCGATGAAGTTCGACCCGCGGGCCATCCCGGACCTGCCCGCGCCGCGCCCGGCGTACGAGATCTGGGTGTACTCGCCGCGCGTCGAGGGCGTGCACCTGCGCTTCGGCAAGGTCGCGCGCGGAGGTCTGCGCTGGTCCGACCGGCGCGAGGACTTCCGCACCGAGATCCTCGGCCTGGTCAAGGCGCAGATGGTGAAGAACACCGTCATCGTGCCGGTCGGCGCCAAGGGCGGCTTCGTCGCCAAGCAGCTGCCCGACCCGGCCGCCGACCGGGACGCGTGGCTGGCCGAGGGCATCGCCAGCTACAGGACGTTCATCTCGGCGCTGCTCGACATCACGGACAACATGGTCGCCGGCGAGGTCGTGCCGCCGCGGGACGTGGTGCGGCACGACGGGGACGACACCTACCTGGTGGTCGCCGCCGACAAGGGCACGGCGACGTTCTCCGACATCGCCAACGAGGTCGCCCGGTCGTACGACTTCTGGCTCGGGGACGCCTTCGCCTCCGGCGGCAGCGCGGGCTACGACCACAAGGGCATGGGCATCACCGCGCGCGGCGCCTGGGAGTCCGTGAAGCGGCACTTCCGCGAGCTGGGCGTGGACACGCAGTCGGAGGACTTCACGGTCGTCGGCATCGGTGACATGTCCGGTGACGTGTTCGGCAACGGCATGCTGCTGTCCGAGCACATCCGGCTGGTCGCCGCCTTCGACCACCGGCACATCTTCATCGATCCGAACCCGGACGCGGCCGCCTCCTACGCCGAGCGCCGCCGCCTGTTCGAGCTGCCCCGCTCCAGCTGGGCCGACTACGACACCGGGCTGCTGTCGGCGGGCGGCGGCGTCTTCCCGCGCACCGCCAAGGCGATCCAGCTCAACGCGCACATCCGGGAGGCCCTGGGCATCGAGGAGAAGATCTCCAAGATGACCCCGGCCGACCTGATGAAGGCGATCCTGCACGCGCCGGTGGACCTGCTGTGGAACGGCGGCATCGGCACGTACGTGAAGTCGTCGGCGGAGTCGAACGCCGACGTCGGCGACAAGGCCAACGACGCCATCCGCGTCGACGGCCAGGACCTGCGCGTCAAGGTCGTCGGCGAGGGCGGCAACCTGGGCCTGACCCAGCTCGGCCGCATCGAGTTCGCGCGCCAGGGCGGCCGGATCAACACCGACGCGATCGACAACAGCGCCGGGGTGGACACCTCCGACCACGAGGTGAACATCAAGATCCTGCTGAACGGACTGGTCGCGGACGGCGACATGACCGTCAAGCAGCGCAACAAGCTGCTCGCCGAGATGACCGACGAGGTCGGCCACCTCGTCCTGCGCAACAACTACGCGCAGAACACGGCGCTCGCCAACGCCCTCGCCCAGTCCAAGGACATGTTGCACGCGCAGCAACGGTTCATCCGCCACATGGTCCGCGAGGGCCACCTGGACCGGACGCTGGAGTTCCTGCCCACCGACCGCCAGATCCGCGAGCGGCTCAGCCAGGGCCAGGGCCTGACCGGCCCGGAGACGGCCGTGCTGCTGGCGTACACGAAGATCACGGTCGCCGAGGAGCTGCTGCACACCTCGCTGCCCGACGACCCGTACCTGCGCACCCTGCTGCACGCCTACTTCCCGACGGCGCTGCGCGAGCGGTTCGCCGACGCCATCGGCGGTCACCCGCTGCGCCGCGAGATCACCACGACCGTGCTGGTCAACGACACGGTCAACACGGGCGGTACGACGTACCTGCACCGCCTGCGCGAGGAGACGGGCGCCTCCCTGGAGGAGATCGTCCGCGCCCAGACCGCGGCCCGCGCGATCTTCTGCTCGGCGCCGCTGTGGGACGCGGTCGAGGCGCTCGACAACAAGGTCGAGGCGGCCGTCCAGACCCGGATCCGCCTGCACTCGCGCCGGCTGGTGGAGCGCGGCACGCGCTGGCTGCTGAACAACCGGCCGCAGCCGCTGCAGCTCGCCGAGACGGTCGACTTCTTCGCCGAGCGGGTCGAGCAGGTGTGGCAGCAGCTGCCGAAGCTGCTGCGCGGCGCGGACCTGGACTGGTACCAGCACGTGTACGACGAGCTGTCCGCGGCCGGTGTCCCGGACGAGCTGGCCACGCGGGTGGCAGGGTTCTCCTCCGCCTTCCCGGCGCTCGACATCGTCTCGGTGGCCGACCGCACGGGCAAGGAGCCCCTGGACGTCGCCGAGGTGTACTACGACCTCGCCGACCGGCTCGGCATCAGCCAGCTGATGGACCGCATCATCGAGCTGCCCCGCGCCGACCGCTGGCAGTCCATGGCCCGCGCCTCCATCCGCGAGGACCTGTACGCGGCCCACGCGGCGCTCACCGCGGACGTCCTCGCGGCCGGCGACGGCACGTCGACGCCCGGGCAGCGCTTCGAGGCCTGGGAGCGGAAGAACGCGGCGATCCTGGGCCGGGCGCGCGCCACCCTGGAGGAGATCCGCAGTTCGGACTCCTTCGACCTCGCCAACCTGTCGGTGGCGATGCGCACGATGCGGACGCTGCTGCGTTCGCACTCGTAG
- a CDS encoding glycosyltransferase family 2 protein produces MTLPDVTVTVIVYNDAARLPRAVASLRAQTHPGIEIVISDDHSTDDTPAVARELAARDHRIRYLRLPRNSGGCSAPRNRAIDVARAPYLMFLDSDDELPPRAVEVLLAAHRAREVDFAMGAVRRVRVDTGHRSTWMPHLVAEHRTLDGIEADPRLLFEHLSTGKMYARAFLDRHGLRFPEGIHYEDQLFSAQAYCLAKAFTIVPDPVYVWYIEPYAQATSASISNQRHMISNVRDRVRVQRLIDDFLLAGGYTGIREDKDYKFLKHDFRMYAGDLPHRDAEWLESFAQIMNPYLETLADGAFTRLPRPERVVLQLLRDGRLSDVRTAARGLGHGVAPRQVTADGTGAVYWGDAVPATDRARRELDVSDLELDTRPFPSAQFRHEITGLVPGRGASLTLTVRTYDPGLRLPVGPQRASLLLAPGRRRMTVPFRLDPVRPGVFEGRVLLDLATATPPVQGFDGVRHPVLRLSQQGLAHTGLLLAPPDFPPRTARVAYRSGATPHEVTVEPEGRNPGRLQVRWRPVGATAHVIRPLVRCVARPRVRSAARLVASALR; encoded by the coding sequence ATGACGCTGCCCGACGTGACGGTGACGGTCATCGTCTACAACGACGCCGCCCGCCTGCCCCGGGCGGTCGCCTCCCTGCGCGCCCAGACCCACCCCGGCATCGAGATCGTCATCAGCGACGACCACTCCACCGACGACACGCCCGCCGTGGCGCGGGAGCTGGCCGCCCGGGACCACCGCATCCGCTACCTGCGGCTGCCGCGGAACAGCGGCGGCTGCAGCGCCCCGCGCAACCGGGCCATCGACGTCGCCCGGGCGCCGTACCTGATGTTCCTCGACAGCGACGACGAGCTCCCGCCCCGCGCCGTCGAGGTGCTGCTGGCCGCGCACCGCGCGCGCGAGGTGGACTTCGCCATGGGCGCGGTACGGCGGGTCCGGGTGGACACCGGGCACCGGTCGACGTGGATGCCGCACCTGGTCGCCGAGCACCGCACGCTGGACGGCATCGAGGCGGACCCCCGCCTGCTGTTCGAGCACCTCTCCACCGGCAAGATGTACGCCCGCGCCTTCCTGGACCGCCACGGGCTGCGCTTCCCCGAGGGCATCCACTACGAGGACCAGCTGTTCTCGGCGCAGGCGTACTGCCTGGCCAAGGCGTTCACGATCGTCCCGGACCCGGTGTACGTCTGGTACATCGAGCCGTACGCGCAGGCGACCTCGGCGTCGATCTCCAACCAGCGGCACATGATCTCCAACGTCCGCGACCGCGTCCGGGTGCAGCGCCTGATCGACGACTTCCTGCTGGCCGGCGGGTACACCGGGATCCGCGAGGACAAGGACTACAAGTTCCTCAAGCACGACTTCCGGATGTACGCGGGCGACCTGCCCCACCGCGACGCGGAGTGGCTGGAGTCCTTCGCACAGATCATGAACCCGTACCTGGAGACCCTGGCGGACGGCGCCTTCACCCGGCTGCCCCGCCCGGAGCGGGTGGTCCTCCAGCTGCTGCGCGACGGCCGCCTGTCCGACGTCCGGACGGCCGCGCGCGGCCTGGGGCACGGGGTGGCACCGCGGCAGGTCACGGCGGACGGCACCGGCGCGGTGTACTGGGGCGACGCCGTCCCCGCCACGGACCGGGCCCGCCGCGAGCTGGACGTGTCCGACCTGGAGCTGGACACCCGCCCGTTCCCGAGCGCGCAGTTCCGGCACGAGATCACCGGGCTGGTACCGGGCCGCGGCGCCTCCCTCACCCTCACCGTCCGCACGTACGACCCCGGTCTGCGGCTCCCGGTCGGCCCGCAGCGCGCGAGTCTGCTGCTGGCCCCGGGCCGGCGCCGGATGACGGTGCCCTTCCGGCTGGACCCGGTGCGCCCCGGCGTCTTCGAGGGCCGGGTCCTCCTGGACCTGGCGACGGCCACGCCGCCCGTGCAGGGCTTCGACGGCGTACGCCACCCCGTGCTCCGCCTGTCCCAGCAGGGCCTCGCCCACACCGGCCTGCTGCTGGCCCCGCCGGACTTCCCGCCCCGCACCGCCCGCGTCGCCTACCGCTCCGGCGCGACCCCCCACGAGGTCACCGTCGAGCCGGAGGGGCGCAACCCCGGCCGCCTGCAGGTCCGCTGGCGCCCGGTGGGCGCGACGGCCCACGTGATCCGCCCGCTGGTCCGGTGCGTGGCCCGCCCCCGCGTGCGGAGCGCCGCACGGCTGGTGGCGAGCGCGCTGCGCTAG